From the genome of Oscillatoria sp. FACHB-1407, one region includes:
- a CDS encoding LysR family transcriptional regulator produces MSDLPFTLDQLRILKAIAAEGSFKRAADSLYVSQPAVSLQVQNLERQLDVPLFDRGGRRAQLTEAGHLLLSYGDRILTLCEETCRAIEDLQNLQGGTLIIGASQTTGTYLLPRMIGLFRQHYPDVAVQLHVHSTRRTAWSVANGQIDLAIIGGEIPPELQDSLEIIPYAEDELALILPVLHSLARINTVQKDDLYKLQFIALDSQSTIRKVIDQVLSRCGIETRRLKIEMELNSIEAIKNAVQAGLGAAFVSISAIEKELQMGVLHRAKIDGVVVNRMLSVIINPNRYRSKAASAFMDEILPQFSTHKPLQLDVAEERHSAEPTEPLSL; encoded by the coding sequence ATGTCTGATCTTCCTTTTACTCTTGATCAGTTACGGATTCTCAAGGCGATCGCCGCCGAGGGAAGTTTTAAGCGTGCTGCTGATAGCCTCTATGTTTCCCAACCTGCCGTTAGTCTCCAAGTACAAAATCTGGAGCGACAACTGGATGTTCCGTTGTTTGATCGAGGGGGTCGGCGAGCACAGTTGACTGAGGCGGGGCACTTACTGCTGAGTTATGGCGACCGAATTCTTACATTATGTGAAGAAACCTGTCGAGCGATTGAAGACTTACAAAATCTTCAAGGCGGTACCCTGATTATCGGTGCCAGTCAGACTACTGGTACTTACCTGCTACCTCGAATGATCGGGCTATTTCGGCAACATTATCCCGATGTAGCAGTGCAGCTTCACGTCCATTCAACCCGCCGTACGGCTTGGAGCGTGGCAAATGGACAAATTGATTTAGCCATTATTGGTGGTGAAATTCCTCCTGAATTACAAGACTCTTTAGAAATTATTCCCTACGCGGAAGACGAACTCGCACTCATTTTGCCCGTTTTGCATTCACTCGCCCGAATTAATACGGTGCAAAAAGATGATCTTTACAAACTGCAATTCATCGCGCTGGATTCACAGTCCACGATCCGTAAGGTGATTGATCAGGTTTTGAGTCGCTGTGGGATTGAAACACGACGGTTAAAGATTGAGATGGAGTTGAACTCTATTGAAGCAATTAAGAACGCAGTCCAGGCAGGATTGGGTGCTGCGTTTGTGTCGATTTCGGCGATCGAAAAAGAATTGCAGATGGGGGTGTTGCACCGTGCCAAGATTGATGGTGTCGTTGTCAATCGCATGTTGTCAGTTATCATCAACCCCAACCGCTATCGCTCAAAAGCCGCCTCTGCCTTTATGGATGAGATTTTGCCGCAATTTTCAACCCATAAACCTTTACAACTGGATGTGGCTGAGGAACGGCATTCTGCTGAGCCAACAGAGCCTTTGTCGTTGTAG
- the recJ gene encoding single-stranded-DNA-specific exonuclease RecJ, with translation MTRPSPEWQIHSVFDIPDDFLQTLQRLTGVPGQYLAQLLWQRGLCHAQEIAGFLDAKHYLPTSPFAFGDEMEWAIARLQQAYHQQETVAIWGDFDADGITATAVLWDGLGQFFSKDKQLLYYVPNRLLESHGLSIKGLDLLAAKGCQLIVTCDTGSTNLREIDYAQTLGMEVIVTDHHTLSPVRPNVTAILNPRALPSNHPLAHLSGVAVAYKLIEALYTALPDVPQAPLEHLLDLVAIGLIADLVELKGDCRYLAQQGIEQLRQHQDSTTSIRPGIARLLELCKRSGDRPTDISFGLGPRINAISRIYGDAHFAVELLTSRNSERCRQLADDTETANTQRKALQKEVAQQVRTHLENLDLSTVSVIVLSDPQWSIGVLGLVAGQIAQEYGRPTILLSTEALFAQPAAQMTDTPPLARGSARSVNQIDLYQLVKAQEHLLHTFGGHPFAAGLSLPIEHIPVFTEAINRQLREQQFATGTKPGGMLQADLVVTVAELGKDLFRELKLLEPCGIGNPVPKLLIRDCWFENVRNANIKDWRGRKVRYIKTEFDLRDDSTADRFPGVWWEHYRDEIPQGRCDAIAELDFNTYHKRYEIRLIAVRSRTNHTSLATVQPTHGLLDWRKTTDPMPDTEALAMTHCPDSWDELRLWFRRAVREGRQLAIAYPPPTTEPPTEIWQRLVGLAKYLVRTDQTVTRTQLLEKLGVGDRTLQLGFQSLQALGFEITSSDIGFRLRWRGEPTGVNPTQAAEPFLAAISEEQFRRHYFYEVPLPAIEAIVGQAE, from the coding sequence ATCACTCGACCTTCGCCGGAGTGGCAAATCCATTCGGTGTTTGACATTCCAGATGATTTTCTGCAAACCCTGCAACGCCTGACAGGAGTGCCTGGGCAGTATCTTGCTCAACTTCTATGGCAGCGGGGTTTGTGCCATGCTCAGGAGATAGCGGGGTTTCTGGATGCCAAGCACTATCTGCCAACCTCTCCCTTTGCCTTTGGGGACGAGATGGAGTGGGCGATCGCTCGACTCCAACAGGCCTATCATCAGCAGGAAACCGTTGCGATTTGGGGTGACTTTGACGCCGATGGCATCACCGCTACAGCTGTGCTGTGGGATGGGTTAGGGCAGTTCTTTTCCAAAGACAAACAATTGCTCTACTACGTGCCCAATCGCTTGCTAGAGTCGCATGGACTATCGATTAAGGGGTTAGACCTGCTGGCAGCTAAAGGGTGCCAACTCATCGTTACCTGTGACACGGGTAGCACCAACCTGCGAGAGATTGACTATGCTCAAACATTGGGCATGGAAGTGATTGTCACCGACCATCACACTTTGTCACCAGTACGCCCCAACGTTACGGCAATTCTCAACCCACGCGCCCTCCCTTCAAACCATCCTCTTGCCCATCTGTCGGGGGTTGCAGTTGCCTACAAGCTGATTGAGGCACTCTACACTGCCTTGCCCGATGTCCCGCAAGCCCCCCTCGAACATCTGCTGGACTTGGTGGCGATCGGGCTGATTGCTGATCTGGTTGAACTCAAGGGAGACTGCCGCTACCTGGCACAACAGGGTATTGAGCAGTTGCGCCAGCACCAAGACTCAACTACCTCAATACGTCCTGGAATTGCCCGATTACTGGAACTGTGTAAACGCAGTGGCGATCGCCCCACTGATATCTCCTTTGGTCTGGGTCCACGCATCAATGCCATTAGCCGTATCTATGGCGATGCGCACTTTGCAGTGGAACTGTTGACCAGTCGAAATTCAGAGCGATGCCGTCAACTGGCAGACGACACAGAAACCGCCAATACTCAGCGCAAGGCTTTGCAAAAAGAGGTTGCCCAGCAGGTGAGGACACACCTGGAAAACCTGGATCTGTCAACAGTGAGTGTCATCGTCTTGAGTGACCCACAGTGGAGCATTGGGGTGTTGGGATTAGTAGCAGGGCAAATTGCTCAGGAATATGGTCGCCCTACCATTTTGCTCAGCACCGAGGCTCTGTTTGCCCAACCTGCCGCTCAAATGACAGATACACCTCCACTGGCAAGAGGTTCAGCGCGTTCCGTCAACCAAATCGATCTGTATCAGTTGGTCAAGGCGCAGGAGCACTTACTACACACCTTTGGTGGACATCCCTTTGCCGCAGGTTTAAGCTTGCCCATCGAGCATATTCCCGTGTTTACGGAGGCCATTAACCGACAACTACGGGAGCAGCAGTTTGCCACAGGGACTAAACCGGGCGGTATGCTTCAAGCAGATCTGGTCGTCACCGTCGCGGAGTTGGGCAAAGACTTGTTTCGCGAATTAAAGCTGTTAGAACCCTGCGGCATTGGTAACCCCGTCCCTAAGCTGCTCATTCGCGATTGCTGGTTTGAAAACGTTAGAAACGCTAACATCAAAGACTGGCGTGGGCGCAAGGTGAGGTATATCAAGACGGAGTTTGATCTGCGGGATGACTCGACTGCCGATCGCTTTCCAGGGGTGTGGTGGGAGCATTACCGAGATGAGATTCCGCAGGGACGCTGTGACGCGATCGCTGAACTCGACTTCAACACTTATCACAAACGCTATGAAATCCGCTTAATAGCCGTCCGTTCGCGAACCAATCACACTTCTCTGGCAACGGTACAGCCCACCCATGGGCTTCTGGATTGGCGCAAGACGACTGACCCCATGCCGGACACAGAAGCCCTTGCCATGACTCATTGCCCCGACAGTTGGGACGAGTTGCGGCTCTGGTTTCGTAGAGCGGTGCGCGAAGGACGCCAATTAGCGATCGCCTATCCTCCTCCTACAACTGAGCCACCAACCGAAATTTGGCAACGCCTGGTAGGACTGGCGAAATATTTGGTGCGAACCGATCAGACGGTGACTCGGACACAGTTGCTTGAGAAACTGGGAGTTGGCGATCGCACCCTCCAATTGGGCTTCCAGAGCCTACAGGCACTGGGCTTTGAGATCACCTCATCAGACATCGGATTTCGGTTGCGGTGGCGTGGCGAGCCAACCGGCGTAAACCCAACACAAGCGGCGGAGCCATTCCTCGCTGCCATTTCCGAAGAACAGTTCCGCCGCCACTATTTTTATGAAGTGCCACTTCCTGCGATTGAAGCAATCGTCGGTCAGGCAGAGTAG
- a CDS encoding V4R domain-containing protein — MISVADLLTNNRVPGNYFATDAYVRGDLEMGLLENRQGDRLLALPETFIQAIYAGLEQETGQASRLVLFNCGRWWGKSFYTRFAEQIGDYYDVAISEMPMVEFLQALQQCWITHGWGKIDLDQTYQHSGFLVVKVWNSPFAKLAPQKDQPVCHLEAGALAAFFSQLSGRELHCVQTTCESMGADCNRFVLGLPKRLEPAETMVTNLDHESIMQQLCN, encoded by the coding sequence ATGATTTCCGTTGCTGACTTACTCACAAATAATCGCGTTCCTGGTAATTATTTTGCGACTGATGCCTATGTCCGGGGTGATCTGGAAATGGGCTTGCTCGAAAATCGTCAGGGCGATCGCCTCTTAGCCCTTCCAGAAACCTTCATTCAAGCGATCTATGCTGGCTTAGAGCAAGAAACTGGACAAGCGTCTCGGTTGGTGTTGTTTAACTGTGGTCGCTGGTGGGGTAAAAGCTTTTACACCCGCTTTGCAGAGCAGATTGGCGATTACTACGATGTGGCTATCTCTGAAATGCCCATGGTTGAGTTTCTTCAGGCTCTCCAACAGTGCTGGATCACACATGGTTGGGGAAAAATTGACCTGGATCAAACCTATCAACACTCTGGCTTTTTAGTGGTCAAGGTGTGGAATTCTCCCTTTGCAAAACTGGCTCCCCAAAAGGATCAACCCGTCTGCCACTTAGAGGCAGGGGCGTTGGCTGCTTTCTTCAGCCAGCTTTCGGGTCGAGAGCTACATTGTGTTCAAACCACCTGTGAATCGATGGGGGCAGACTGTAATCGGTTTGTTTTAGGCTTACCAAAACGGTTAGAACCCGCAGAAACCATGGTGACTAATCTCGACCATGAGAGCATCATGCAACAGCTCTGCAATTAA
- a CDS encoding phycobilisome protein encodes MLSQANRLSSQIDGRYADDIELQFISEYIQSFRLRLQTYEKLQAAEAEIVQQVYDKMQVLNPGLFAPGNTDLSSKWKRDTIRTLRYSATAMLVNDPETLQERFLSWFQTIMRSFGAQQSCNTTYEIMQEVVKQHLTTAQANLFCPILALNQRYLGAEV; translated from the coding sequence ATGTTGAGCCAAGCTAACCGCCTTAGTTCCCAAATTGATGGTCGATACGCCGATGACATTGAATTGCAATTCATCAGCGAGTACATTCAATCCTTTCGTCTCAGACTACAAACCTACGAAAAACTGCAAGCTGCTGAAGCTGAAATTGTTCAGCAGGTTTACGACAAAATGCAGGTGCTCAATCCAGGTCTGTTTGCCCCTGGTAACACCGACCTCAGCAGTAAGTGGAAGCGCGATACAATCCGAACGTTGCGATATTCTGCGACTGCGATGCTGGTCAATGACCCGGAAACGTTGCAAGAGCGGTTTCTATCTTGGTTTCAAACCATCATGCGATCCTTTGGAGCGCAGCAAAGTTGTAATACGACCTACGAAATTATGCAGGAAGTTGTAAAGCAACACCTCACAACCGCTCAAGCAAACTTGTTCTGCCCAATCCTGGCACTCAACCAACGCTACTTAGGTGCCGAGGTATAG
- a CDS encoding 2Fe-2S iron-sulfur cluster-binding protein, with protein sequence MAKTVRLEPIAQETSVETNGNLLSVLINKDLDVLRECGGRGMCATCHVYVVEGMEGLSPINRREQRTLEVITSCKTNSRLACQARVLANGVVVELPPGMYINSLQDIEALIGRRADQNLLHPITGQVLVEEGKLITRSVLKQLENTPTFKVGEFFSHSVDA encoded by the coding sequence ATGGCTAAAACTGTCAGATTAGAACCCATCGCTCAAGAAACCTCTGTCGAAACGAACGGCAATTTGTTATCTGTTCTGATTAACAAAGACCTGGATGTATTGAGAGAGTGCGGCGGACGGGGCATGTGTGCCACCTGCCATGTGTATGTGGTTGAAGGCATGGAAGGGCTTTCTCCCATTAATCGTCGCGAACAGCGCACGCTAGAAGTCATTACATCTTGTAAGACAAACTCTCGGTTAGCCTGTCAGGCACGTGTTTTAGCCAATGGTGTGGTGGTTGAGCTTCCTCCAGGGATGTACATCAACTCACTGCAAGATATTGAGGCGTTAATTGGACGGCGAGCAGACCAGAACCTCCTCCACCCCATTACTGGTCAGGTCCTCGTCGAAGAGGGCAAATTAATTACTCGCTCGGTACTCAAGCAGCTTGAAAACACGCCTACTTTCAAGGTTGGCGAATTTTTCTCGCACAGTGTTGATGCTTAG
- a CDS encoding thioredoxin family protein gives MNEKTFTKEVLGSPIPVLVNFWAPWCGLCYVVNPLLLKIQEDWGDRVKLVSVNADENFKLSNTYRLTTLPTVMLFKGGTVHQRLDKFHSREDLRLASETLAAALEDLKIQYSYSA, from the coding sequence GTGAATGAAAAAACTTTTACCAAAGAAGTTTTGGGATCACCGATTCCAGTTTTGGTTAATTTTTGGGCACCATGGTGTGGCTTGTGTTACGTTGTGAATCCCTTGTTGCTAAAAATACAAGAAGACTGGGGCGATCGCGTTAAGCTAGTTAGCGTCAATGCAGATGAAAACTTCAAGCTATCCAATACGTATCGCCTAACAACCCTCCCAACCGTGATGTTGTTCAAAGGGGGGACGGTGCATCAACGGCTCGACAAATTTCACAGCCGAGAAGATTTGCGGTTAGCGTCTGAAACGCTTGCGGCGGCTTTAGAAGATCTCAAGATTCAATACAGCTACTCTGCCTGA
- a CDS encoding V4R domain-containing protein: MVTATQNSIQLKHPKKHNHYGFRDFFHFDADKGTIVDWNGAHNLLTTEDFIIGLVEGLEEEVGDAAAATMYTIGCEWGKKDAFFFEKWFEKEFDRNIRQTNLLFLLETWWWPFTSQGWGRWEVDMGDRKQGFMFINIFDSAVARTLGDVGKPVCFIYAGLFAGFFTELVKKQLGCIEIQCYSMGETYCKFLLGGQDRIDAAAFWQNEGATARDIEKRLRAGELLR; encoded by the coding sequence ATGGTGACTGCAACCCAAAACTCTATCCAACTCAAGCACCCCAAAAAACACAATCACTATGGTTTCCGTGATTTCTTCCACTTCGATGCTGACAAAGGAACCATCGTTGATTGGAACGGCGCACACAATCTCCTCACCACAGAAGATTTCATCATTGGTCTGGTAGAAGGCTTAGAAGAAGAAGTGGGGGATGCAGCTGCCGCCACCATGTATACCATTGGGTGCGAATGGGGTAAAAAAGACGCCTTCTTTTTCGAGAAGTGGTTTGAAAAAGAATTCGATCGCAACATCCGTCAAACTAACTTGCTGTTTTTGCTCGAAACCTGGTGGTGGCCCTTCACCTCTCAAGGCTGGGGACGCTGGGAAGTCGATATGGGCGATCGCAAGCAAGGGTTTATGTTTATCAACATCTTTGACTCAGCCGTGGCGCGCACGTTAGGCGATGTCGGTAAGCCCGTCTGCTTTATCTATGCTGGCTTGTTTGCTGGTTTCTTTACAGAATTGGTGAAAAAGCAGTTGGGTTGCATTGAGATTCAATGCTACTCGATGGGTGAAACCTACTGTAAGTTTTTGCTGGGTGGACAAGACCGGATTGACGCAGCTGCTTTCTGGCAAAATGAAGGCGCAACTGCCCGTGATATCGAAAAACGTCTGCGTGCCGGGGAGTTGTTGAGATGA
- a CDS encoding serine/threonine-protein kinase: MSSPLGTELKRSKYRLLGLVGQGQFGRVFCAAHRRTGRLVALKNLEHQRFPTHKFLRELRILLSLQHPNIVTCYALEHTRTGRYLVMDYCEGGTLRSLIDGDCQLSVNQAFELTSDILAGLDHAHSRGIVHCDIKPDNILLNVLPTGWAARISDFGIARLTQDLAGHEGLGNTGSPAYMAPERFYGQYSQSSDLYAVGVLLFELLAGYRPFTGTPAELMSGHLNQPLKLPESIPEVWHPILTTALQKLPARRFRSASDMLVALRTVGAIAGYSTWSKSSPISLPLLQPLTVVEPQPYVAHQARSLSQAVNHVALVVANTSAEANAVAKVGTSPEVAKTPLYYAGDRQLTCYADINAVFHTDTDEPVSPTAVVELPATIQQLIPTAKGCFAVSQTAITLVPARASVAPTVVATSEQFCLAAVEAHGDWLATVSLFDGGRGQLSLTGLEQTGQLTQSEAPRRAHRGLAPDPILLLNREKAQQWLRLLALDARHIAVVARVSTDENLSRRRIPSTVSTVVEVWTRRGKRLGTLSVPLCLTQICPTVTPYRIMAVDQYDPHALVILDLKPFRVLRFGVEIAPVFLESTSWGYILTDATGQIVVIDKYGQRLGRIDGPQHPTAIAAVNTHELLVTTWDGQTGASYLIDLCESGMDLLF; the protein is encoded by the coding sequence GTGTCAAGTCCACTGGGAACCGAGCTAAAACGCTCAAAATATCGCCTCTTGGGGCTGGTTGGGCAAGGGCAATTTGGGCGAGTATTCTGTGCGGCTCATCGGCGCACAGGTCGTCTGGTTGCACTCAAAAACCTGGAACATCAGCGGTTTCCAACGCACAAGTTTTTACGTGAACTCCGCATTTTGTTGAGCTTGCAGCATCCTAACATTGTGACCTGCTATGCCTTAGAGCATACCCGCACAGGTCGCTATTTGGTGATGGACTATTGTGAGGGAGGTACCCTCCGCAGTCTGATTGATGGGGATTGCCAACTCAGCGTTAATCAGGCGTTTGAACTAACGAGCGACATTTTAGCTGGGTTAGATCACGCCCATAGTCGTGGCATTGTCCATTGCGATATCAAGCCTGACAATATTCTGCTGAACGTCTTGCCGACAGGTTGGGCTGCTCGAATCTCTGATTTTGGCATTGCTCGCCTGACGCAGGATCTGGCTGGGCATGAAGGATTGGGAAATACGGGGTCACCCGCTTACATGGCTCCAGAACGCTTTTATGGGCAATACTCCCAATCCTCTGATTTGTATGCTGTGGGAGTGTTGTTGTTTGAGTTGTTGGCTGGATATCGCCCGTTTACAGGCACTCCGGCTGAACTGATGTCTGGGCATTTGAACCAACCCCTCAAACTGCCAGAGTCGATTCCGGAGGTATGGCATCCGATTCTGACGACGGCTCTGCAAAAGTTGCCTGCTCGCCGCTTTCGGTCTGCGTCTGATATGTTGGTTGCGCTGCGAACGGTGGGAGCGATCGCCGGATATAGCACCTGGAGCAAGTCATCCCCGATTTCGTTGCCGTTGTTGCAACCCCTAACAGTGGTGGAGCCACAGCCCTATGTCGCTCATCAGGCGCGATCGCTGAGTCAGGCGGTGAATCACGTTGCCCTCGTTGTGGCTAACACGAGTGCTGAAGCGAATGCAGTTGCTAAGGTGGGTACTAGCCCGGAAGTTGCTAAGACCCCCCTGTATTATGCAGGCGATCGACAATTAACGTGTTACGCCGATATCAATGCGGTGTTTCATACCGACACGGATGAGCCTGTGTCACCGACTGCTGTCGTAGAGCTTCCAGCGACCATTCAACAGCTTATTCCTACGGCGAAGGGATGTTTTGCGGTGAGTCAGACGGCGATCACCCTGGTTCCAGCACGCGCTTCAGTCGCACCAACGGTAGTCGCTACTTCCGAACAATTTTGCCTTGCAGCAGTGGAGGCACATGGAGATTGGCTGGCAACGGTATCTCTGTTTGATGGTGGGCGGGGGCAACTGAGCCTGACGGGGCTGGAACAAACGGGGCAATTAACCCAAAGCGAAGCTCCACGGAGAGCACACCGAGGCTTAGCCCCTGACCCAATTCTGTTGTTGAACCGGGAGAAAGCCCAGCAGTGGTTGCGATTGCTGGCACTGGATGCTCGTCACATTGCTGTAGTTGCGCGGGTAAGTACCGATGAAAACCTTTCGCGCCGCCGCATTCCTTCTACAGTTAGTACTGTTGTTGAAGTCTGGACTCGGCGCGGAAAACGATTGGGGACGTTAAGTGTGCCGTTGTGTTTGACTCAAATTTGTCCGACGGTGACTCCCTATCGCATCATGGCAGTCGATCAGTACGATCCACATGCGTTAGTCATCCTTGATCTCAAGCCATTTCGAGTGCTGCGATTTGGTGTAGAGATTGCACCTGTATTTTTGGAGTCCACCTCGTGGGGCTATATCCTCACCGATGCAACAGGGCAGATTGTTGTAATAGACAAGTACGGGCAGCGTCTTGGACGTATTGATGGACCGCAGCATCCGACCGCGATCGCCGCTGTCAATACTCATGAGTTGTTGGTAACAACATGGGATGGGCAGACAGGAGCTTCCTATCTTATTGATCTATGTGAGTCAGGCATGGATTTGCTCTTTTGA
- a CDS encoding NnrU family protein, with amino-acid sequence MYQWLTDSHVIMFGLLVGFAIAHSGLAALRPRAEKLIGARLYRVFFALVSLPLATVLIIYFINHRYDGVQLWNMQGIPGIEPFIWVLSAISFVFLYPATFNLLEIAAVQKPQVHLYESGIIRITRHPQMVGQIIWCIAHTLWLGTTFMVVTSAGLILHHLFGVWHGDRRLLARYGESFEILKSRTSVIPFLAVLQKRQTLDLKEFLRPAYAGIVGFVLLLWWAHPLLIRATSNVGW; translated from the coding sequence ATGTATCAATGGCTTACTGACAGTCACGTCATTATGTTTGGGCTACTCGTTGGGTTTGCGATCGCCCACAGTGGGTTAGCCGCTTTGCGTCCTAGAGCTGAGAAGTTGATCGGAGCACGACTGTATCGGGTCTTTTTTGCGCTAGTCAGTTTGCCACTGGCAACGGTTCTCATCATCTATTTCATTAACCATCGCTATGATGGGGTGCAGCTATGGAATATGCAGGGAATACCAGGAATTGAACCGTTTATTTGGGTGCTCTCTGCGATTTCATTTGTGTTTCTTTACCCGGCGACCTTTAATTTGCTGGAGATCGCAGCGGTTCAAAAACCGCAAGTTCACCTGTATGAATCGGGGATTATTCGCATTACCCGTCATCCTCAAATGGTGGGGCAAATTATCTGGTGTATTGCCCATACGCTTTGGCTGGGGACGACATTTATGGTGGTGACATCCGCCGGGCTGATTTTACATCACTTGTTTGGTGTGTGGCATGGCGATCGCCGCTTATTGGCTCGCTATGGGGAATCCTTTGAAATCTTAAAATCTCGTACCTCGGTGATTCCTTTCTTGGCTGTTCTGCAAAAGCGGCAAACCCTTGATCTTAAAGAGTTTCTGCGTCCTGCCTATGCCGGAATTGTTGGTTTTGTTCTCTTGCTTTGGTGGGCACATCCTCTTTTGATCCGCGCAACAAGTAACGTGGGCTGGTAG
- a CDS encoding HlyD family efflux transporter periplasmic adaptor subunit, whose protein sequence is MNNLPASNGQNGGNGNGTKPIRVGALTTVNDAATEDSAPSMASNKLVRAEAFDQPVILQQTSLWSRSIVYGIVGVTIFVLGWAYFARIEEAVPATGKLEPQDRVQEVQAPVGGVIEEILVEDGQQVKEGDVLIRFDTTAAAAQQRSLQQIRSSLLQENNFYRSQLSGVNAPVPEGAGLTLPPEMLALTSNRATLIAENQIFRAQLTGSSNGAGLTPEQQARLQSGLLETQSAAAAARLEVSQLQRQLSQTQVQLSTARATLEIDQGIIADIRPLVEEGGLARIQYLRQQQEVMNGQAEVDRLTQEQQRLQFAIAQAGEKYQNTVALSQNNVLARLSENEKRLAEIDSQLNKAIVENEKRLAEIDSQLSETELTLRYQELRAPVNGTVFDLQAKGTGFVANTSEPILKIVPTDALVAEVYITNQDIGFVREGMPVDVRIDSFPFSEFGDVKGTVTNIGSDALPPDQINPYYRFPAQITLEQQFLRVGEGRDAQDVQLQSGMSVTANIITRDRTVLSIFTDLFSRRIESLKTVR, encoded by the coding sequence ATGAACAATCTTCCTGCATCCAACGGACAAAATGGAGGTAACGGCAACGGAACCAAGCCCATCCGGGTAGGTGCGTTGACAACCGTGAACGATGCCGCAACCGAAGATTCGGCTCCCTCCATGGCGTCGAATAAGCTAGTCCGGGCAGAGGCATTTGACCAACCCGTCATCCTCCAGCAAACGTCGCTATGGTCACGCTCAATCGTATACGGCATCGTTGGAGTGACGATATTCGTGTTGGGGTGGGCGTATTTTGCTCGAATTGAGGAAGCCGTGCCCGCTACTGGCAAGTTAGAACCCCAGGATCGCGTGCAGGAGGTGCAGGCTCCCGTGGGGGGTGTGATTGAAGAGATTCTGGTTGAGGATGGGCAGCAAGTCAAAGAGGGGGATGTGCTCATCCGCTTTGACACGACGGCGGCAGCAGCGCAACAACGCTCGTTGCAACAAATCCGTAGTTCCCTCCTCCAGGAAAACAACTTCTATCGCAGCCAGTTAAGCGGTGTGAATGCCCCCGTCCCAGAAGGAGCAGGTTTAACACTGCCCCCGGAAATGCTGGCGTTAACCTCCAATCGAGCGACTCTAATCGCCGAAAATCAGATTTTTCGCGCTCAACTCACGGGTTCTTCAAATGGCGCAGGTCTGACCCCAGAGCAACAGGCACGGCTCCAGTCCGGATTGTTGGAAACTCAATCTGCCGCCGCAGCAGCACGACTGGAGGTGTCCCAACTGCAACGGCAACTGAGCCAGACTCAGGTGCAGCTTTCGACGGCGCGGGCTACGCTCGAAATTGACCAGGGCATTATTGCAGACATTCGTCCACTCGTCGAAGAGGGTGGCTTAGCCCGGATTCAATACCTGCGGCAACAGCAGGAAGTGATGAATGGTCAAGCCGAAGTTGATCGCCTCACGCAGGAACAGCAGCGACTCCAGTTTGCGATCGCCCAGGCAGGTGAGAAATATCAAAACACCGTGGCTCTTTCACAAAACAACGTCTTAGCTCGCCTCTCAGAAAATGAGAAGCGGTTAGCCGAGATCGACAGTCAGTTAAACAAGGCGATCGTTGAGAATGAGAAGCGATTGGCAGAAATTGACAGCCAATTGAGCGAAACCGAATTAACCCTGCGCTATCAGGAATTGCGTGCTCCGGTCAATGGCACGGTGTTTGATCTGCAAGCCAAAGGAACCGGATTTGTCGCCAACACCAGTGAGCCAATTCTCAAAATCGTACCTACCGATGCTCTGGTGGCTGAGGTTTATATCACCAACCAGGACATTGGTTTTGTGCGGGAAGGGATGCCCGTGGATGTCCGCATTGACTCTTTCCCCTTTAGCGAGTTTGGCGATGTCAAAGGCACGGTAACGAACATCGGTTCTGATGCACTACCGCCCGACCAGATCAACCCCTACTACCGCTTCCCAGCGCAGATCACGCTTGAGCAGCAATTCCTTAGAGTTGGTGAAGGGCGCGACGCTCAAGATGTGCAACTGCAATCGGGGATGTCCGTCACGGCTAATATCATTACGCGCGATCGCACCGTATTGAGCATCTTCACCGATTTGTTTAGCCGTCGGATTGAAAGTCTCAAGACTGTGCGCTAG